The nucleotide window ACGGTCCGTCAGCAACACGGCGCCGGGCTTGTGGCTGGACAGGCGAATGGCTTCGTCCAGCAGCGGCTTGTAGGGCACCACCTTGCCAGCGCGCGAGCCCGCATCCGCGCTCACAATCACTTTGGGCTCGGCATCTTCAATACGCGAAGCCAGCGAACCGGCGGCGAAGCCACCAAACACCACACAGTGGATCGCGCCAATGCGCGCGCAGGCCAGCATGGCAAACGCCGCCTCGGCCACCATGGGCATGTAGATCAACACGCGGTCGCCCTTTTGCACGCCCAGCGCCAGCAGGCTGGCGGCCATGCATTGCACCTCGGTGTGCAACTGGGCAAAGGTATAGACCTGCTCGGTATTCGTCTCGGTGCTGACCGCAATCAGCGCGGGTTGTTCGGCCCGGTCTTGGAGATGCCGGTCCACTGCGTTATGGCACAGGTTGGTCGTACCGCCCACGAACCAGCGGGCAAATGGCGGGTTGCTGTAGTCGCAAATCTGTTGTGGCGGGCTTTGCCAGTCAATCAGCTGGGCCTGTTCGGCCCAGAAACCGTCACGGTCCTGCAGGGAACGTTGGTAAAAGTCTGCGTATCGGTACGGGGTCATGGGCGGGTCCTCGGAATCCTGGCGAGCCATCTGAAACTGAATTCATAATTATGGATAACCAGCTTGCTGGGGGCTGACTGGGTCGCCCAAGCCCCTCGCGCCGCCCTGCCCGGCCCACCAGGTCAGGGCCTATTTAATAAGCGCCTGCGCCGCCTTGAAGTCCGGGTGCTCCGCCGTACGCAGCCACTCAAACAGCACCATTTCGGTGGTGACCAGTTCCGCGCCCGCACCGGCCAGGCGGTCAAACGCGGCGTCGCGGTTGCGCTCGGTGCGCGAACTGCAAGCGTCGGTGACAACCCAAACCTCAAATTCGTCTTCCAGCAGATCCAGCGCGGTTTGCAGCAGGCAGACATGGGCTTCGCAACCAGCCAGCACGATGGTGCCGCGCTCGCCACCGGTGGATGCTTTTTGTAGATGCTTGGGCAGGCTGCGGGCGTTGCCCTGCACCGGCTTGGCGGGCGGGCGCAGCCATTCGCCCAGCCCCTCTTCCACGGCGCTGAACTGCATTTTGGACAGGACACGGGCGTGCGCCTCGTCCAGCGCCGCCTTCAGCTCAGGCACAGTTGCACCCAGTTTGGAGGGGTTTTGTTCAGTCACAAACGCGGGCACCTGCAGCAGGGCGGCCAGTTGGGCCAGGCGCACTGCGTTGGCGAGC belongs to Rhodoferax saidenbachensis and includes:
- a CDS encoding isochorismatase family protein; the protein is MLLDIEESQLVLVDYQVRLMPALFEGPAVLANAVRLAQLAALLQVPAFVTEQNPSKLGATVPELKAALDEAHARVLSKMQFSAVEEGLGEWLRPPAKPVQGNARSLPKHLQKASTGGERGTIVLAGCEAHVCLLQTALDLLEDEFEVWVVTDACSSRTERNRDAAFDRLAGAGAELVTTEMVLFEWLRTAEHPDFKAAQALIK